The Candidatus Neptunochlamydia vexilliferae genomic interval TTTGGGTGCTCATGCTGGCTCGCCTTGGTTATATTGGATACGAAACCAACCATTTATGCATATTTAAAAATTTAAGTCACGACTTTGCAGGGATCCTGTCCAAAATAGTTAATGGAAAGCCCGTTTGGGTGATTTAAGGAAATCTAATATTCCGGATTTTCCTTATCAAGAAAGGTGTGGCTAGAGCCGGAATCGAACCGGCGACACAAGGATTTTCAGTCCTCTGCTCTACCAACTGAGCTATCCAGCCTTATACCCAAACAAGCTTAAGAATCGGTTTTTCCTTCATCAGCATCCCCACCTTTAAACTCCTCTGCATCGCTCCTATCTTCTCGACAGGAGACTGCTTCGATAAGCTTAAATCTAGGGCGCTGATTTTGGGAAATTCCAATTCTTAAACTTGCTTATGTATTAAAAGGCTATGGTAGAACTTTAGGACTTTTATTGCAACGAGTTTTGCTGACTTATAGAAATCATATCTTTGACAATGGAAACAGATTCCTTCATTTGAAGGTCATCCATCCCATAGTTTTCTGAGAAGGCTTCGCGCCGGGTCTGGGCTTTTTTAGGGCGGTACCCCTTGCCCACTTTGAGAAAAAATTGAAAGTTTTGATCATTTGCAAGGCGTTCTTGACTATTGGCAACGAGCTGGGGGAGCATTTGCCGCCACTGCGATTCGCGGGGCTTGAGATAGGGAACGGCAAAGCGAGCCACATCGCGGTAGGACCCTTGCTTGATATTCATAAGAGAGTGAAAGGTATCACTGGTGAGGTGATCGTTAGAAAGGGGAAACTCTAAGTAACGCTCTCCTATATTATAAGGAAAGAAGGCGGTGGGAACAACAATGTCGGCCTGAACCCCTTGGATTTGGGGGGAGCGCCCGGAGGCGGTGTAATATCTCCCAACGGTGACCTTAAAGAAGGCGCGGGCCCTTTCATTCGTAATGGTCTGGTATTGCATCGACCCTTTTCCATAGGAGCGCTCATCTCCAACGATAAGGGCAACGCCATAATCTTGGAGCGCTTGAGCCACGATTTCTGTGGCGGAGGCGGAGGCTTTTGAGGTGAGGATCACGAGAGGCCCATCATAGTACTGCCGCCCATCGATGTTTCTTTGGTAGCTCACTTCCCCATCAGAATATTTCGAGATAACAATGAGCCCCCCGTTCATAAAAAGGGAAGAGACTTTGACCGCTTGGCTTAAAAAGCCCCCTGAATTTTCTCGAAAATCGAGGACAAGCCCCTGGAGTTTTCCTTCTGACTTTAGAACGCGGAGAGCTTCACGCATATCTCGATCAAGACTTACCTGCCCTCCATTATCATAGAAAGCGGGAACGGTGATTTTCCCAATAATGCCATCCCCATAAGGAGCATAGGCAAGGGACAGCCGCTCATCATCCATGGTGATTTTTTGTCGGATCAGATCGACATGGACCACCTCTGCTTCCCTTTTCACACCCAAAGTAATTCTAGAGCCAGCCTTCCCCTTCATCACCTCAAGCAGTTGCTCGAAGGTGAGGTCTTCAACGCCCTGGTGGTTAATGGCAACTAAGATATCTCCGACCTGAATCGCTCCACTTTTGTCGGCAGGACCTCCATGGATAAGGTTTGAAACATACACCCCATCAAAGTCTTCACGTAAAACAACACCGACCCCCGAGAATTCCTTTTTCAGGGCAGCGCGAATCTCGTGCGCTTCAAGCGGGCTATAGTAACCGGTATGGGCATCGAGACTTTTTGCCATCGCCTTGAGCATATGAAGGGTAAGTTCACGCTCACTTTTCCCTAGGTAGTGGGCTTCAAATGCGGCCCTTTTTTTAACCCGGTGATTTAAAATCTTTTGGACAAGCTGCGGACTGACCTCTTTGACCTTCCGCTGCTTCATATAGACCTGAACCTCTAAGACCAGCCGGTCGTAAATTCTGTTTTTGAGCTCCTCTTCATTTGCGGCATAGTCGGTGTAAGTGCGAGGAATGGTGCGGCTAAGAGCCCCTCCCCCCTCATTGATGAGCCTCTCAATCTGCTCATGACGGATCCGCCGATTGCGAAGGATCGCCTGCTCAATCATAAAGTTGAGGTTCCAATACTGAGCAAACTCCCCACGTTGGTACTGATTGACCACCTTCCGGGTCTGCCGCGGCGTCATCGCAAGAAAAGGGGTGACCTCTCCTTTAAGGAGTGACGTCCGGTTAGGATCAAACTGCTCGATATAGATCTTCACCGACCGCTTGACGATAAGTTGGTTAAACTCTTTGTTTTCAACGTGATAGGTGAACATCTTATCCATGGTAGGGCGGACATCGCGCAACGATAAGGTATAGGGATCGGATGCGAACCCAAGACTGATGCAAAAAATAATAAAAAAAAAGACCCTTCTCATATTTCTCAAATATAATAACCAAAAAATTAAATGAATAGTTTTTAAATAATTTAATTGCAAAACACTTCGATCTAATTATTTAATTGAAAAAGGTGTTCGGGGACCTCTTTTTGAAAGAATGTGCATTTTTTTTGCAAATAATTGCCTATCTGCAGTATATTGTCTGTTTATATGTATAAGCTCTAGTCCCTCGTGGGGCTGACAACTGAATGACAAGGAGTAATGGCCTAAATGCCAACGATGAACCAACTCGTGCGGAAGCCGCGCAGACCAAAAGTAAAGAAGAAAAAGTCCCCTGCTCTTCAAAAATGTCCTCAAAGACGGGGCGTTTGTTTGCAGGTAAAGACAAAGACACCGAAAAAGCCGAACTCAGCGCTACGTAAAGTGGCTTGGGTCCGCCTCTCCAATGGGCAAGAAGTCATTGCCTACATTGGGGGTGAAGGACATAACTTACAGGAACACAGCATCGTCCTCGTTAGAGGGGGGCGGGTGAAAGACCTTCCCGGTGTTCGTTACCACATCGTCCGCGGCTCCTTAGACTGCGCAGCTGTTAAAGATCGGAAAAAAGGGCGCTCGAAGTATGGCGCGAAGAAACCCAAGTAAAGGAAGAATGAATCATGTCTAGAAGACGTCGAGCTACCAAACGAAAAATAGAACCCGACCAAAAGTATAATAGTGTCGTTCTCACCAAATTCATCAACCGTGTGATGCTTGATGGAAAGAAATCACTCGCTATCAAAATTGTCTATGGCGCTCTCGATGAGTTCTCTAAAAAGGTACAGGCAGAAGACGCTCTTATGGCCTTTGAGCAGGCAATGGAAAATGCGATGCCGACTCTCGAGGTGAAATCACGCCGCATCGGTGGGGCAACCTACCAAGTCCCGATCGAAATTTCTCCTGAAAGACGGCAATCAATGGCGATGAAGTGGATCATCACCAACGCCCGCCAAAAAGCTGGACGCAATATGATCGACGGCCTCGCAATGGAACTTTCCGACTGTTTTAACAACCAAGGTTCCACGATTAAAAAGAAAGACGACACCCACAGAATGGCAGAAGCAAACAAAGCATTTGCCCATTACAAATGGTAAAAGGATAACAGCACATGGCAAACAAGCGCCCCCCACAAGATCAACTTTCAAACGTCCGCAACATTGGGATCATGGCCCACATCGATGCGGGAAAAACGACCTGTACAGAGCGGATCCTCTTCTACTCAGGACGCGTTCACCGAATCGGTGAAGTGCACGAAGGGGCTGCCACCATGGACTGGATGGAGCAAGAGCAAGAGCGAGGGATCACCATCACCTC includes:
- a CDS encoding S41 family peptidase, encoding MFTYHVENKEFNQLIVKRSVKIYIEQFDPNRTSLLKGEVTPFLAMTPRQTRKVVNQYQRGEFAQYWNLNFMIEQAILRNRRIRHEQIERLINEGGGALSRTIPRTYTDYAANEEELKNRIYDRLVLEVQVYMKQRKVKEVSPQLVQKILNHRVKKRAAFEAHYLGKSERELTLHMLKAMAKSLDAHTGYYSPLEAHEIRAALKKEFSGVGVVLREDFDGVYVSNLIHGGPADKSGAIQVGDILVAINHQGVEDLTFEQLLEVMKGKAGSRITLGVKREAEVVHVDLIRQKITMDDERLSLAYAPYGDGIIGKITVPAFYDNGGQVSLDRDMREALRVLKSEGKLQGLVLDFRENSGGFLSQAVKVSSLFMNGGLIVISKYSDGEVSYQRNIDGRQYYDGPLVILTSKASASATEIVAQALQDYGVALIVGDERSYGKGSMQYQTITNERARAFFKVTVGRYYTASGRSPQIQGVQADIVVPTAFFPYNIGERYLEFPLSNDHLTSDTFHSLMNIKQGSYRDVARFAVPYLKPRESQWRQMLPQLVANSQERLANDQNFQFFLKVGKGYRPKKAQTRREAFSENYGMDDLQMKESVSIVKDMISISQQNSLQ
- the rpsL gene encoding 30S ribosomal protein S12, which produces MPTMNQLVRKPRRPKVKKKKSPALQKCPQRRGVCLQVKTKTPKKPNSALRKVAWVRLSNGQEVIAYIGGEGHNLQEHSIVLVRGGRVKDLPGVRYHIVRGSLDCAAVKDRKKGRSKYGAKKPK
- the rpsG gene encoding 30S ribosomal protein S7 gives rise to the protein MSRRRRATKRKIEPDQKYNSVVLTKFINRVMLDGKKSLAIKIVYGALDEFSKKVQAEDALMAFEQAMENAMPTLEVKSRRIGGATYQVPIEISPERRQSMAMKWIITNARQKAGRNMIDGLAMELSDCFNNQGSTIKKKDDTHRMAEANKAFAHYKW